The following are encoded together in the Humulus lupulus chromosome 5, drHumLupu1.1, whole genome shotgun sequence genome:
- the LOC133834804 gene encoding protein CHROMATIN REMODELING 5-like, with the protein MLSDEYYEQDGKERNDLMHYRGFPHSLGSNSEQQLKLAAGNKNTARSSRVLNGSENFGDGDEDDNNNDDADYEEDEDEDDPNDADFEPDYGITSERTLKKDKNWGGAESEEEDDSDNELDMSDEDDSYYARKSKSKQRGKGGHIVKSTRERKLYQGSGRQRRGKSSFEDDESLGEDSESDSDVGFKSTRKGSHHGKLVVDLLF; encoded by the exons ATGCTTTCTGATGAATATTATGAGCAAGATGGGAAAGAGCggaatgatttaatgcattataGAGGGTTTCCTCATTCTTTGGGGTCTAATTCTGAGCAACAACTAAAGTTAGCTGCAGGGAATAAGAATACTGCAAGATCTTCTAGAGTCTTGAATGGCAGTGAAAATTTTGGCGATGGTGATGAAGATGACAACAATAATGATGATGCTGATTATGAAGAGGATGAAGATG AAGATGATCCTAATGATGCAGATTTTGAACCTGATTATGGCATTACAAGTGAACGCACATTGAAAAAG GATAAAAATTGGGGAGGTGCAGAatctgaagaagaagatgacagTGATAATGAGCTGGATATGTCTGATGAAGACGATTCTTATTATGCAAGGAAATCAAAAAGTAAACAACGTGGTAAAGGTGGACATATTGTTAAATCTACCAGAGAACGTAAATTGTATCAGGGATCTGGTCGGCAGCGAAGAGGTAAATCATCATTTGAAGATGATGAGTCTTTGGGGGAGGACTCTGAAAGTGACAGTGATGTCGGTTTCAAAAGCACGAGGAAAGGTTCACATCACGGAAAACTAGTGGTCGATCTACTTTTTTGA
- the LOC133780382 gene encoding protein CHROMATIN REMODELING 5-like — translation MFGVSPHCYLNFSMHFWFVVLQLSGFKKVLNYTKKVTDEVRFRKTVTREEIEVNDVSKEMDLDLIKQNSQVERIIADRISKDSSGDVIPEYLVKWQGLSYAEATWYIKLLRKFMS, via the exons ATGTTCGGCGTTTCCCCCCACTGTTATTTAAATTTCTCTATGCATTTTTGGTTTGTGGTTTTGCAGCTTAGTGGTTTTAAGAAGGTTTTGAATTACACTAAAAAGGTAACTGACGAAGTCAGGTTCAGGAAGACAGTCACACGTGAGGag ATTGAGGTTAATGATGTGAGCAAGGAGATGGATTTGGACCTCATCAAGCAAAATAGTCAG GTGGAAAGGATAATTGCAGACCGCATTAGTAAAGACAGTTCTGGAGATGTAATTCCAGAGTACCTAGTCAAGTGGCAAGGGTTATCTTATGCTGAAGCGACATGGTATATTAAGCTTCTCAGAAAGTTTATGAGCTGA